The Bicyclus anynana chromosome 3, ilBicAnyn1.1, whole genome shotgun sequence genome has a window encoding:
- the LOC112047941 gene encoding mediator of RNA polymerase II transcription subunit 15 has translation MDNLKQFNTMGSDDNWRTQSFRQTVISKIDEVIQRSGMQVARNSSEMENHVFLKAKNRDEYMNMVAKLILHVREMSQAKANPGAPNMQNPNQSQPGPSPQVQNQQQPTQGPPSQPGMATDPINALQNMASQGTRNQMMNMAQGQMQQGVMGPNPGMGGMQGQMGQQGPIVSQGQPQTATNLLQTLNQRPQLNMQLQNKLGGSIGMVPNQGQMGSNMVGGMGMGNPMGSQLQSQLAGPGMQGQMMPNISMSNNMQVPMSQANTMVGQMQCNQVVGGMGGQMAPNNMQGQMPNQMVGGMGNNQLVNLNMLQMHRGQGKEVVMGAGYAQRAPPHNQFLRQSPSPSASSPSMPGPSPVSMGGGVLSGALSSPMSGLGGLGPCTGGSPSPSTSHHMGHHPPQQRVNMGMVASPSSSLNTPVGTNVASPGGEEAAYREKVRQLSKYIEPLRRMIMRMVSEGENVEKLTKMKNLLDILSNPNKRMALETLIKCEVVLEKLDFKRSEGVGLGLPQSTGKEQIFNPLLEVVNNCLQSPLANHTLKRTFGSTLDALNGPEIKNLPAPPQKMAKLDEPTMEIPDVLQGEIARLDSRFKVSLETMQLSGGAGAISLIAQLDDVRLPCVPAVHVSVPRDYPAAAPARLRPRPAAARAGPADCFLARVESAMDARCARLPKSCSVGQLLDAWEMSVRQACAPAPVAYTPVPALGL, from the exons ATGGACAATTTAAAGCAGTTTAATACAATGGGTTCTGACGATAATTGGCGGACCCAAAGCTTCCGACAGACTGTTATATCCAAAAT AGATGAAGTAATACAAAGGTCAGGGATGCAGGTGGCACGTAATAGCAGCGAGATGGAGAACCATGTCTTCTTGAAAGCTAAAAACAGAGATGAGTACATGAATATGGTTGCTAAACTCATACTGCATGTGCGAGAGATGT CACAAGCCAAAGCGAACCCAGGCGCACCAAACATGCAGAACCCTAATCAAAGTCAACCAGGGCCCAGTCCTCAAGTGCAGAACCAGCAGCAGCCAACCCAGGGCCCGCCCAGCCAGCCGGGCATGGCTACGGACCCCATAAACGCCCTCCAGAACATGGCCTCCCAGGGGACGAGGAACCAGATGATGAATATGGCACAGGGACAGATGCAGCAag GAGTCATGGGTCCTAATCCAGGCATGGGAGGAATGCAAGGTCAAATGGGCCAACAGGGCCCAATAGTGTCACAGGGCCAACCACAGACAGCCACAAATCTTCTCCAAACTTTGAACCAACGTCCACAACTGAATATGCAATTGCAGAATAAACTTGGTGGTTCAATTGGTATGGTTCCGAACCAGGGTCAAATGGGTTCAAACATGGTCGGCGGTATGGGTATGGGAAATCCCATGGGGAGTCAATTGCAAAGCCAGTTGGCAGGCCCTGGAATGCAAGGTCAGATGATGCCCAATATATCCATGTCAAATAACATGCAAGTGCCTATGTCACAGGCTAATACTATGGTGGGGCAGATGCAATGCAACCAAGTGGTGGGAGGAATGGGGGGACAAATGGCACCAAACAATATGCAGGGACAGATGCCTAATCAAATGG TGGGCGGCATGGGCAACAACCAGCTCGTGAACCTGAACATGCTGCAAATGCACCGCGGGCAGGGCAAGGAGGTGGTGATGGGCGCGGGGTACGCGCAGAGGGCGCCGCCCCACAACCAGTTCCTGCGCCAGAGCCCCTCGCCCTCCGCCTCGTCGCCCAGCATGCCCGGCCCGAGCCCCGTGTCCATGG GTGGGGGCGTGTTGAGCGGCGCGCTGTCGTCCCCAATGTCGGGGTTGGGTGGTCTGGGCCCGTGTACTGGCGGCAGCCCCTCACCCTCCACCAGTCATCATATGGGGCATCACCCACCGCAGCAACG gGTGAACATGGGTATGGTGGCATCTCCGTCGTCATCCCTGAACACCCCCGTGGGCACCAACGTGGCGTCGCCGGGGGGCGAGGAGGCGGCCTACAGGGAGAAGGTGCGCCAGCTGTCCAAGTACATCGAGCCGCTGCGCCGGATGATCATGAGGATGGTCAGCGAGGGGGAGA ATGTGGAGAAACTGACAAAAATGAAGAACCTCCTGGATATCCTGTCGAACCCAAACAAGAGGATGGCTCTGGAGACGCTCATCAAATGCGAGGTGGTGCTCGAGAAGCTGGACTTCAAGAGGAGTGAGGGTGTCGGCCTGGGGCTACCTCAATCCACCGGAAAG GAGCAGATCTTCAACCCGCTGCTGGAGGTGGTGAACAACTGCCTGCAGTCGCCGCTGGCCAACCACACGCTCAAGCGAACGTTCGGCTCCACGCTCGACGCACTCAATGGGCCGGAGATCAA GAATCTTCCCGCACCACCTCAAAAGATGGCGAAGTTAGACGAGCCGACTATGGAAATTCCAGACGTACTGCAGGGAGAAATAGCCAGGCTGGACTCGAGGTTTAAA GTGTCGCTGGAGACGATGCAGCtgtcgggcggcgcgggcgccaTCTCGCTGATCGCGCAACTGGACGACGTGCGGCTGCCGTGCGTGCCCGCCGTGCACGTGTCGGTGCCGCGCGACTaccccgccgccgcgcccgcgcgcctgcgcccgcgccccgccgccgcgcgcgccggcCCCGCCGATTGCTTCCTAGCGCGCGTCGAGAGCGCCATGGACGCGCGCTGCGCCAG
- the LOC112047932 gene encoding probable RNA polymerase II nuclear localization protein SLC7A6OS, whose protein sequence is MASSTVLRVKRRLEDNPQDALVLVCKRMKTDTEEVSPSLFVFRGSVDNQESTHSKITVEQSNTTLKQVTNVNDIIQKIRKERKQFSTENRYEIVNCSRGLKDESDFDLVDLQKKEDETKDVEYIYDLYTPAKEDFDISMLDHLVSIENYETDLIFGTYRDDGLPSSEEDSEDSNAENDWRNEYPDSDPSSIDEEDMVRAVQNCNLEDDLSSDAGEDKIYDEPADLYHEDVKRYGEAYAKYKARVLSEQPDLADKHGVAVSNNFAEGRSLIHSNEMEGDGYKDDSDDGFYYGQDEDSEHFREQYADVSESSDEQEPD, encoded by the exons ATGGCTAGTTCAACTGTTTTACGTGTTAAACGCCGGCTCGAGGACAATCCACAAGATGCCTTGGTGCTTGTGTGTAAGCGGATGAAAACAGACACTGAAGAAGTTTCCCCATCTCTGTTTGTGTTTAGAGGCAGTGTGGATAATCAG GAGTCTACACATTCAAAGATTACAGTAGAACAATCCAATACCACACTAAAACAAGTAACAAATGTAAAtgacattatacaaaaaattcgGAAAGAAAGGAAACAATTCTCTACTGAAAATCGTTatgaaattgtaaattgtagCCGTGGTTTAAAAGATGAATCAGATTTCGATTTGGTAGATCTACAAAAAAAAGAAGATGAAACAAAAGATGTTGAATATATTTATGATCTGTATACCCCGGCTAAAGAAGATTTTGATATATCCATGTTAGATCATCTAGTCAG CATTGAGAACTACGAAACAGATCTGATATTTGGCACATACAGAGATGATGGGCTGCCCTCCTCTGAAGAGGACAGTGAGGACTCCAATGCCGAGAACGATTGGCGGAACGAGTATCCTGATTCTGATCCCAGCAGCATTGATGAGGAGGACATGGTTAGGGCTGTGCAGAATTGTAATTTAG AAGACGATCTATCAAGCGACGCTGGTGAAGACAAAATATACGACGAACCTGCAGATCTGTACCACGAGGACGTGAAACGGTATGGTGAAGCATACGCCAAGTATAAAGCTCGTGTGCTATCAGAACAACCTGATTTAGCTGACAAACACGGTGTTGCTGTCAGCAACAACTTTGCTGAAGGTAGGAGTTTAATTCATTCCAATGAAATGGAAGGCGATGGTTACAAAGACGATAGCGATGATGGTTTCTATTACGGTCAAGATGAGGATTCCGAGCATTTCAGAGAGCAGTATGCCGATGTCAGCGAGTCATCTGATGAACAGGAACCCGATTGA
- the LOC112047931 gene encoding zinc finger protein ush isoform X3 has translation MSGEPRTPSSGGERVASSGGASPVSEGSTAASPPRLRLNTSLATDPALAPQATPLKREPPSPSPPPPPVQTPRDYLALTAANFPALFPATPPGYMCQPCGIRYSSLSTLQAHQEHYCSKRRTKPDGTEATSDAGADESSGDSKTPRPLGKQYACTYCSYSADKKVSLNRHMRMHSSSPVSSSTPVPPPTSNGESVEGQPSQDRYCADCDIHFTSLKTYRAHKAHYCNTRQVVKQALAAARAGSGTSGSAPPSPGATPPAQNQYALALPTNPILIVPYSILRGASTLPGTTLPDPETPCFLLPNGTFQPISRALPNLNTELKEPEVLKSANRPREPSRDVTTPLDLSVRRTPESVTPDEHEKENRMRSTTPEQIVCAPSLPGSPGTPSPSRRSSSPSGESSPKRSRRSSRGPTPKPPSIPSPPEEKNPSVAPPPILPPGLALRLATDLPVATVPPQVLVKQGVSRCKECNIVFCKFENYRIHKRHYCSAGGGEERASPAPPEAGPPPLYRQLICLACGIHFSSFDNLTTHQQYYCTKRETRSPRAAEARAGAEGGWKCPCCDVVSPTAAAAQRHMEAHAGVKAFRCTICRYRGNTLRGMRTHIRMHFREKPADLQEENYISCVVEEESRETTSPAPAAGERVHQCGSCAYTSTYRGNVVRHSRLVHATGDPEPEEQTSPIPTVDIKKEPDAEEESPNFCKFCNIPFKYGNSYKAHKQYYCKANQEAAANNNVPARVNDASVV, from the exons ATGTCAGGAGAACCTCGCACGCCGAGCTCTGGGGGGGAGCGCGTCGCATCGAGCGGTGGAGCCTCGCCGGTCTCTGAAGGGTCCACCGCCGCCTCTCCGCCGCGGCTGCGGCTCAACACGAGCCTGGCGACGGACCCGGCGCTCGCACCGCAGGCGACGCCGCTGAAGCGCGAGCCGCCCTCCccgtcgccgccgccgccgccggttCAAACTCCGAGAGATTACTTGGCTCTCACTGCCGCAAACTTCCCGGCGCTGTTTCCCGCGACACCCCCCGGATACATGTGCCAACCTTGCGGAATACGCTATTCTTCACTAAGTACTCTTCAAGCTCACCAAGAACACTACTGTTCTAAACGAAGAACGAAACCCGACGGCACAGAGGCCACTTCGGATGCCGGAGCCGACGAGTCGAGTGGGGACTCCAAAACGCCGCGACCCTTAGGCAAGCAGTACGCCTGCACGTATTGTTCGTACAGTGCCGACAAAAAAGTTAGTTTGAATCGACACATGCGAATGCATTCCTCGTCACCCGTCAGCAGCAGTACTCCCGTACCGCCTCCGACGTCCAACGGAGAATCCGTCGAAGGTCAACCGTCGCAGGACCGATACTGTGCGGACTGCGACATACATTTCACCTCACTCAAAACCTATCGGGCCCACAAAGCACACTACTGCAACACGCGGCAAGTCGTGAAACAGGCGCTGGCTGCAGCCAGAGCGGGCTCGGGCACGTCGGGGTCGGCGCCGCCGTCCCCCGGGGCGACTCCTCCTGCGCAAAACCAATATGCGTTGGCGCTACCTACGAATCCCATTCTCATCGTCCCGTATTCGATATTGAGGGGCGCCAGTACGCTACCGGGCACCACTCTCCCCGACCCAGAGACGCCGTGCTTTTTACTACCAAACGGAACATTTCAGCCCATCAGCAGAGCGTTACCAAATTTAAATACAGAGTTGAAGGAGCCCGAAGTTTTAAAATCAGCGAACAGGCCGCGAGAGCCATCTCGAGATGTCACCACGCCGTTAGATCTGAGCGTGCGACGGACTCCGGAGTCAGTGACGCCGGACGAACACGAAAAGGAGAACAGAATGCGTTCGACGACTCCCGAGCAAATAGTTTGCGCTCCGTCGTTGCCGGGCTCGCCTGGAACCCCATCGCCGTCGAGGCGGTCTTCCTCGCCGAGCGGAGAGAGCTCACCCAAACGCAGTAGGAGAAGTTCGCGAGGTCCGACGCCGAAACCGCCGAGCATACCTTCCCCACCGGAGGAAAAGAATCCCTCGGTTGCGCCTCCACCGATTCTACCTCCCGGTTTAGCGTTAAGATTAGCTACAGATCTGCCCGTGGCCACCGTACCGCCGCAAGTGTTGGTCAAGCAAGGAGTCTCACGATGCAAAGAGTGCAACATAGTGTTCTGCAAGTTCGAGAACTACCGCATACACAAGCGGCACTACTGCTCAGCGGGGGGCGGGGAGGAGCGGGCAAGTCCGGCGCCCCCGGAGGCGGGCCCGCCGCCGCTGTACCGGCAGCTCATCTGCCTGGCGTGCGGCATCCACTTCAGCTCGTTCGACAACCTGACGACGCACCAGCAGTACTACTGCACGAAGCGCGAGACGCGCTCGCCGCGCGCGGCCGAGGCGCGGGCGGGCGCGGAGGGCGGCTGGAAGTGCCCGTGCTGCGACGTGGTGTCGCccacggcggcggcggcgcagcGGCACATGGAGGCGCACGCGGGCGTCAAGGCGTTCCGCTGCACCATCTGCCGCTACCGCGGGAACACGCTGCGCGGCATGCGCACGCACATCCGCATGCACTTCCGGGAGAAGCCGGCCGACCTGCAG GAGGAGAACTACATCTCATGCGTAGTCGAAGAAGAGAGCCGAGAGACCACATCCCCCGCACCAGCCGCAGGGGAGAGAGTCCACCAATGCGGCTCCTGCGCTTACACCTCCACGTACCGGGGCAACGTGGTCCGGCACTCGCGTCTAGTCCACGCTACCGGGGACCCCGAACCAGAGGAACAGACGTCCCCCATCCCTACCgtagatattaaaaaagaacCGGACGCAGAGGAGGAATCGCCAAACTTCTGCAAATTCTGCAACATACCCTTCAAGTACGGTAACTCGTACAAAGCTCACAAGCAGTACTACTGCAAGGCTAACCAGGAGGCTGCAGCCAACAACAACGTACCAGCGCGAGTCAATGACGCTTCGGTGGTATGA
- the LOC112047931 gene encoding zinc finger protein ush isoform X1, translating to MLLWLSYLRQLELACAGAAAPPPDGAVGGKTMCEDEEWGNESEAMSGEPRTPSSGGERVASSGGASPVSEGSTAASPPRLRLNTSLATDPALAPQATPLKREPPSPSPPPPPVQTPRDYLALTAANFPALFPATPPGYMCQPCGIRYSSLSTLQAHQEHYCSKRRTKPDGTEATSDAGADESSGDSKTPRPLGKQYACTYCSYSADKKVSLNRHMRMHSSSPVSSSTPVPPPTSNGESVEGQPSQDRYCADCDIHFTSLKTYRAHKAHYCNTRQVVKQALAAARAGSGTSGSAPPSPGATPPAQNQYALALPTNPILIVPYSILRGASTLPGTTLPDPETPCFLLPNGTFQPISRALPNLNTELKEPEVLKSANRPREPSRDVTTPLDLSVRRTPESVTPDEHEKENRMRSTTPEQIVCAPSLPGSPGTPSPSRRSSSPSGESSPKRSRRSSRGPTPKPPSIPSPPEEKNPSVAPPPILPPGLALRLATDLPVATVPPQVLVKQGVSRCKECNIVFCKFENYRIHKRHYCSAGGGEERASPAPPEAGPPPLYRQLICLACGIHFSSFDNLTTHQQYYCTKRETRSPRAAEARAGAEGGWKCPCCDVVSPTAAAAQRHMEAHAGVKAFRCTICRYRGNTLRGMRTHIRMHFREKPADLQEENYISCVVEEESRETTSPAPAAGERVHQCGSCAYTSTYRGNVVRHSRLVHATGDPEPEEQTSPIPTVDIKKEPDAEEESPNFCKFCNIPFKYGNSYKAHKQYYCKANQEAAANNNVPARVNDASVV from the exons GTGAGGACGAGGAATGGGGAAACGAGAGCGAGGCGATGTCAGGAGAACCTCGCACGCCGAGCTCTGGGGGGGAGCGCGTCGCATCGAGCGGTGGAGCCTCGCCGGTCTCTGAAGGGTCCACCGCCGCCTCTCCGCCGCGGCTGCGGCTCAACACGAGCCTGGCGACGGACCCGGCGCTCGCACCGCAGGCGACGCCGCTGAAGCGCGAGCCGCCCTCCccgtcgccgccgccgccgccggttCAAACTCCGAGAGATTACTTGGCTCTCACTGCCGCAAACTTCCCGGCGCTGTTTCCCGCGACACCCCCCGGATACATGTGCCAACCTTGCGGAATACGCTATTCTTCACTAAGTACTCTTCAAGCTCACCAAGAACACTACTGTTCTAAACGAAGAACGAAACCCGACGGCACAGAGGCCACTTCGGATGCCGGAGCCGACGAGTCGAGTGGGGACTCCAAAACGCCGCGACCCTTAGGCAAGCAGTACGCCTGCACGTATTGTTCGTACAGTGCCGACAAAAAAGTTAGTTTGAATCGACACATGCGAATGCATTCCTCGTCACCCGTCAGCAGCAGTACTCCCGTACCGCCTCCGACGTCCAACGGAGAATCCGTCGAAGGTCAACCGTCGCAGGACCGATACTGTGCGGACTGCGACATACATTTCACCTCACTCAAAACCTATCGGGCCCACAAAGCACACTACTGCAACACGCGGCAAGTCGTGAAACAGGCGCTGGCTGCAGCCAGAGCGGGCTCGGGCACGTCGGGGTCGGCGCCGCCGTCCCCCGGGGCGACTCCTCCTGCGCAAAACCAATATGCGTTGGCGCTACCTACGAATCCCATTCTCATCGTCCCGTATTCGATATTGAGGGGCGCCAGTACGCTACCGGGCACCACTCTCCCCGACCCAGAGACGCCGTGCTTTTTACTACCAAACGGAACATTTCAGCCCATCAGCAGAGCGTTACCAAATTTAAATACAGAGTTGAAGGAGCCCGAAGTTTTAAAATCAGCGAACAGGCCGCGAGAGCCATCTCGAGATGTCACCACGCCGTTAGATCTGAGCGTGCGACGGACTCCGGAGTCAGTGACGCCGGACGAACACGAAAAGGAGAACAGAATGCGTTCGACGACTCCCGAGCAAATAGTTTGCGCTCCGTCGTTGCCGGGCTCGCCTGGAACCCCATCGCCGTCGAGGCGGTCTTCCTCGCCGAGCGGAGAGAGCTCACCCAAACGCAGTAGGAGAAGTTCGCGAGGTCCGACGCCGAAACCGCCGAGCATACCTTCCCCACCGGAGGAAAAGAATCCCTCGGTTGCGCCTCCACCGATTCTACCTCCCGGTTTAGCGTTAAGATTAGCTACAGATCTGCCCGTGGCCACCGTACCGCCGCAAGTGTTGGTCAAGCAAGGAGTCTCACGATGCAAAGAGTGCAACATAGTGTTCTGCAAGTTCGAGAACTACCGCATACACAAGCGGCACTACTGCTCAGCGGGGGGCGGGGAGGAGCGGGCAAGTCCGGCGCCCCCGGAGGCGGGCCCGCCGCCGCTGTACCGGCAGCTCATCTGCCTGGCGTGCGGCATCCACTTCAGCTCGTTCGACAACCTGACGACGCACCAGCAGTACTACTGCACGAAGCGCGAGACGCGCTCGCCGCGCGCGGCCGAGGCGCGGGCGGGCGCGGAGGGCGGCTGGAAGTGCCCGTGCTGCGACGTGGTGTCGCccacggcggcggcggcgcagcGGCACATGGAGGCGCACGCGGGCGTCAAGGCGTTCCGCTGCACCATCTGCCGCTACCGCGGGAACACGCTGCGCGGCATGCGCACGCACATCCGCATGCACTTCCGGGAGAAGCCGGCCGACCTGCAG GAGGAGAACTACATCTCATGCGTAGTCGAAGAAGAGAGCCGAGAGACCACATCCCCCGCACCAGCCGCAGGGGAGAGAGTCCACCAATGCGGCTCCTGCGCTTACACCTCCACGTACCGGGGCAACGTGGTCCGGCACTCGCGTCTAGTCCACGCTACCGGGGACCCCGAACCAGAGGAACAGACGTCCCCCATCCCTACCgtagatattaaaaaagaacCGGACGCAGAGGAGGAATCGCCAAACTTCTGCAAATTCTGCAACATACCCTTCAAGTACGGTAACTCGTACAAAGCTCACAAGCAGTACTACTGCAAGGCTAACCAGGAGGCTGCAGCCAACAACAACGTACCAGCGCGAGTCAATGACGCTTCGGTGGTATGA
- the LOC112047931 gene encoding zinc finger protein ush isoform X2 codes for MSRRKQSNPKPLKREDEEWGNESEAMSGEPRTPSSGGERVASSGGASPVSEGSTAASPPRLRLNTSLATDPALAPQATPLKREPPSPSPPPPPVQTPRDYLALTAANFPALFPATPPGYMCQPCGIRYSSLSTLQAHQEHYCSKRRTKPDGTEATSDAGADESSGDSKTPRPLGKQYACTYCSYSADKKVSLNRHMRMHSSSPVSSSTPVPPPTSNGESVEGQPSQDRYCADCDIHFTSLKTYRAHKAHYCNTRQVVKQALAAARAGSGTSGSAPPSPGATPPAQNQYALALPTNPILIVPYSILRGASTLPGTTLPDPETPCFLLPNGTFQPISRALPNLNTELKEPEVLKSANRPREPSRDVTTPLDLSVRRTPESVTPDEHEKENRMRSTTPEQIVCAPSLPGSPGTPSPSRRSSSPSGESSPKRSRRSSRGPTPKPPSIPSPPEEKNPSVAPPPILPPGLALRLATDLPVATVPPQVLVKQGVSRCKECNIVFCKFENYRIHKRHYCSAGGGEERASPAPPEAGPPPLYRQLICLACGIHFSSFDNLTTHQQYYCTKRETRSPRAAEARAGAEGGWKCPCCDVVSPTAAAAQRHMEAHAGVKAFRCTICRYRGNTLRGMRTHIRMHFREKPADLQEENYISCVVEEESRETTSPAPAAGERVHQCGSCAYTSTYRGNVVRHSRLVHATGDPEPEEQTSPIPTVDIKKEPDAEEESPNFCKFCNIPFKYGNSYKAHKQYYCKANQEAAANNNVPARVNDASVV; via the exons GTGAGGACGAGGAATGGGGAAACGAGAGCGAGGCGATGTCAGGAGAACCTCGCACGCCGAGCTCTGGGGGGGAGCGCGTCGCATCGAGCGGTGGAGCCTCGCCGGTCTCTGAAGGGTCCACCGCCGCCTCTCCGCCGCGGCTGCGGCTCAACACGAGCCTGGCGACGGACCCGGCGCTCGCACCGCAGGCGACGCCGCTGAAGCGCGAGCCGCCCTCCccgtcgccgccgccgccgccggttCAAACTCCGAGAGATTACTTGGCTCTCACTGCCGCAAACTTCCCGGCGCTGTTTCCCGCGACACCCCCCGGATACATGTGCCAACCTTGCGGAATACGCTATTCTTCACTAAGTACTCTTCAAGCTCACCAAGAACACTACTGTTCTAAACGAAGAACGAAACCCGACGGCACAGAGGCCACTTCGGATGCCGGAGCCGACGAGTCGAGTGGGGACTCCAAAACGCCGCGACCCTTAGGCAAGCAGTACGCCTGCACGTATTGTTCGTACAGTGCCGACAAAAAAGTTAGTTTGAATCGACACATGCGAATGCATTCCTCGTCACCCGTCAGCAGCAGTACTCCCGTACCGCCTCCGACGTCCAACGGAGAATCCGTCGAAGGTCAACCGTCGCAGGACCGATACTGTGCGGACTGCGACATACATTTCACCTCACTCAAAACCTATCGGGCCCACAAAGCACACTACTGCAACACGCGGCAAGTCGTGAAACAGGCGCTGGCTGCAGCCAGAGCGGGCTCGGGCACGTCGGGGTCGGCGCCGCCGTCCCCCGGGGCGACTCCTCCTGCGCAAAACCAATATGCGTTGGCGCTACCTACGAATCCCATTCTCATCGTCCCGTATTCGATATTGAGGGGCGCCAGTACGCTACCGGGCACCACTCTCCCCGACCCAGAGACGCCGTGCTTTTTACTACCAAACGGAACATTTCAGCCCATCAGCAGAGCGTTACCAAATTTAAATACAGAGTTGAAGGAGCCCGAAGTTTTAAAATCAGCGAACAGGCCGCGAGAGCCATCTCGAGATGTCACCACGCCGTTAGATCTGAGCGTGCGACGGACTCCGGAGTCAGTGACGCCGGACGAACACGAAAAGGAGAACAGAATGCGTTCGACGACTCCCGAGCAAATAGTTTGCGCTCCGTCGTTGCCGGGCTCGCCTGGAACCCCATCGCCGTCGAGGCGGTCTTCCTCGCCGAGCGGAGAGAGCTCACCCAAACGCAGTAGGAGAAGTTCGCGAGGTCCGACGCCGAAACCGCCGAGCATACCTTCCCCACCGGAGGAAAAGAATCCCTCGGTTGCGCCTCCACCGATTCTACCTCCCGGTTTAGCGTTAAGATTAGCTACAGATCTGCCCGTGGCCACCGTACCGCCGCAAGTGTTGGTCAAGCAAGGAGTCTCACGATGCAAAGAGTGCAACATAGTGTTCTGCAAGTTCGAGAACTACCGCATACACAAGCGGCACTACTGCTCAGCGGGGGGCGGGGAGGAGCGGGCAAGTCCGGCGCCCCCGGAGGCGGGCCCGCCGCCGCTGTACCGGCAGCTCATCTGCCTGGCGTGCGGCATCCACTTCAGCTCGTTCGACAACCTGACGACGCACCAGCAGTACTACTGCACGAAGCGCGAGACGCGCTCGCCGCGCGCGGCCGAGGCGCGGGCGGGCGCGGAGGGCGGCTGGAAGTGCCCGTGCTGCGACGTGGTGTCGCccacggcggcggcggcgcagcGGCACATGGAGGCGCACGCGGGCGTCAAGGCGTTCCGCTGCACCATCTGCCGCTACCGCGGGAACACGCTGCGCGGCATGCGCACGCACATCCGCATGCACTTCCGGGAGAAGCCGGCCGACCTGCAG GAGGAGAACTACATCTCATGCGTAGTCGAAGAAGAGAGCCGAGAGACCACATCCCCCGCACCAGCCGCAGGGGAGAGAGTCCACCAATGCGGCTCCTGCGCTTACACCTCCACGTACCGGGGCAACGTGGTCCGGCACTCGCGTCTAGTCCACGCTACCGGGGACCCCGAACCAGAGGAACAGACGTCCCCCATCCCTACCgtagatattaaaaaagaacCGGACGCAGAGGAGGAATCGCCAAACTTCTGCAAATTCTGCAACATACCCTTCAAGTACGGTAACTCGTACAAAGCTCACAAGCAGTACTACTGCAAGGCTAACCAGGAGGCTGCAGCCAACAACAACGTACCAGCGCGAGTCAATGACGCTTCGGTGGTATGA